A window of the Dyadobacter pollutisoli genome harbors these coding sequences:
- a CDS encoding RagB/SusD family nutrient uptake outer membrane protein produces the protein MKKLIIYSLIGVAVASCSDFLNLQPQYQINENSFYKSPKDFETALVGNYAGLQGLHNTSVVNVGDLTTDNTDIKSTSPTTSEAECDEMNLTASNDFLNSIWGTCFATIARSNNILSRLDAVTMTDAQKNQYNGEALFLRAYSYFYLVRLFGNVPIVDVSFRSPDEIMNFDMTRKPVSEVYNVIIKDLTESATLLNGVTGLSKSQASVGAAKTLLGKVYLTTKQFDLAKTVLKEVIDLKAYTLNADYKKLFTNGNDELPESIFEIKYLSGNVGEGNSFSTIFMPSRFDVGMFPGNMQGAGRVLPTRQMANSYEKGDLRRAASIGDSVKLISGKYEKDLFGLKFVDFTTGIVGDGGINFTSLRYADVLLMYAEALNETSNTTEAHTYINMVRSRAGLPALAGLAKADLTLALENERKFEFFLEGHRWFDLIRTGRFLTVMNKYFKDNGLSFTVAEHEVLMPVPLREIDINPNLGQNPGY, from the coding sequence ATGAAAAAATTGATCATTTATAGCCTCATCGGAGTTGCCGTTGCCTCCTGTTCAGACTTTCTGAACCTGCAACCTCAATATCAGATCAACGAAAATTCGTTTTATAAAAGCCCGAAAGACTTCGAAACAGCGCTGGTAGGTAACTATGCCGGTTTGCAGGGGCTCCACAATACGTCGGTAGTCAATGTCGGAGATCTCACAACGGACAATACCGACATTAAATCGACGTCTCCTACAACTTCCGAGGCGGAATGTGATGAAATGAACCTCACCGCTTCCAATGATTTCCTCAATAGTATCTGGGGAACCTGCTTTGCTACCATTGCAAGATCGAATAATATCCTGTCGCGCCTGGACGCCGTGACGATGACGGATGCGCAGAAAAACCAGTACAATGGGGAAGCATTGTTTTTGAGAGCTTACAGCTATTTTTATCTGGTCCGCTTGTTCGGTAATGTTCCCATTGTGGACGTTTCGTTTCGAAGCCCTGACGAGATTATGAATTTTGATATGACCAGAAAACCGGTCAGCGAGGTGTACAATGTGATTATTAAGGACCTGACTGAATCAGCGACGTTGTTAAATGGAGTAACAGGTTTGAGTAAATCCCAGGCTTCCGTTGGCGCTGCTAAAACGCTGCTGGGTAAAGTTTACCTGACAACCAAACAGTTCGATCTTGCCAAAACAGTGTTAAAAGAAGTCATTGATCTGAAAGCTTATACATTGAATGCGGACTACAAAAAACTGTTTACCAATGGCAATGACGAGTTGCCCGAATCCATTTTTGAGATAAAATATCTGTCAGGTAACGTCGGTGAAGGCAACTCCTTTTCAACGATTTTCATGCCCTCCCGGTTTGACGTCGGCATGTTTCCAGGCAATATGCAGGGAGCTGGAAGAGTATTGCCAACGCGCCAGATGGCGAATTCTTACGAAAAGGGCGATTTGCGCAGAGCGGCTTCGATAGGCGACTCGGTGAAATTAATCAGCGGCAAGTATGAAAAGGATCTGTTTGGACTAAAATTCGTCGATTTCACGACCGGGATTGTAGGTGATGGAGGCATCAATTTCACATCGCTCCGCTATGCCGACGTGTTGCTGATGTATGCCGAAGCATTGAATGAAACCAGCAATACCACCGAGGCGCATACTTACATTAATATGGTGCGGAGCCGGGCCGGGCTTCCTGCTTTGGCAGGGCTAGCAAAGGCGGATTTGACCCTGGCGCTTGAAAATGAGAGAAAATTTGAGTTTTTCCTGGAAGGCCACCGGTGGTTTGACCTTATTCGTACCGGTCGGTTCCTGACTGTGATGAACAAATATTTTAAGGATAATGGACTGAGTTTCACAGTGGCTGAGCATGAGGTACTGATGCCGGTACCGCTCAGGGAAATTGATATCAATCCTAATCTAGGCCAGAATCCGGGTTATTGA
- a CDS encoding MFS transporter: MKRDSIRWFVVMMVFVATGLSFLDRQVLSIAIIRIQKEFGFNDIEYGWVNTSFLLSYAFMFTAGGWLIDRIGAKKGLAVAVGVWSVANAMHGVMNNLSQLIAFRFFLGMGEGACFPGAAKTVYDWFDKKERALANGIAIGGSAIGAVIAPPLTIWISEYFGWRAGFVIPGLVGIVWVAVWLMIPWQKTVSNIAVRQEVAETTGNIPFSTILKLKETWVFIFMRFLLDPVMYFMLFWIPKYLNQVRGVPFEQIGGLFWIPFLALGVANVLGGFLSDRLVKSNFSINKARKTVMGFAAALTLAVPLTEYTSEVAVAVAMMAVYMFAHGFWITNYITCISDMFGPKATSTVVGLSGTAGAISSLVLNPLIGKIVQDYSYRPMWIAAGLLYPVAFAAFVLLIPKIRFLFQEVETAQVSSDVITN; the protein is encoded by the coding sequence ATGAAAAGAGACTCTATCCGCTGGTTTGTAGTCATGATGGTATTTGTTGCCACGGGATTGAGTTTTCTCGATCGGCAGGTGCTTTCCATCGCGATCATCAGGATCCAGAAAGAGTTTGGTTTCAATGATATAGAGTACGGCTGGGTCAACACCAGTTTTTTGCTCAGCTATGCATTCATGTTCACAGCAGGCGGCTGGCTGATCGACCGGATCGGGGCAAAAAAAGGCCTTGCAGTGGCCGTGGGCGTATGGTCGGTGGCTAATGCAATGCATGGCGTCATGAACAACCTATCGCAGCTTATTGCTTTCCGGTTCTTTCTGGGTATGGGCGAAGGCGCCTGTTTTCCCGGAGCCGCCAAGACGGTATATGATTGGTTTGACAAAAAAGAAAGGGCGTTGGCCAACGGAATCGCCATCGGAGGCTCTGCCATCGGGGCGGTAATTGCGCCTCCCCTCACGATCTGGATCTCGGAATATTTCGGCTGGCGTGCTGGTTTTGTGATCCCGGGGCTGGTTGGTATAGTCTGGGTAGCAGTTTGGCTAATGATTCCCTGGCAAAAAACAGTTTCGAACATTGCCGTCCGTCAGGAAGTCGCCGAAACTACGGGTAACATTCCATTCTCTACAATATTGAAATTAAAAGAAACCTGGGTATTCATTTTCATGCGCTTTTTGCTTGATCCGGTAATGTATTTTATGCTGTTCTGGATACCAAAATACCTGAATCAGGTGCGCGGTGTGCCTTTTGAACAAATCGGTGGGTTGTTCTGGATACCGTTTCTGGCGCTGGGCGTCGCCAATGTACTGGGTGGTTTTCTGTCGGACAGGCTGGTAAAAAGTAATTTCAGCATTAACAAGGCCCGCAAAACGGTCATGGGATTCGCGGCAGCACTGACGCTGGCAGTTCCATTGACCGAGTACACATCCGAAGTTGCGGTTGCCGTAGCGATGATGGCGGTTTATATGTTTGCGCATGGCTTTTGGATCACCAATTACATTACCTGCATTTCGGATATGTTTGGCCCAAAAGCTACGTCCACGGTCGTGGGACTTTCGGGTACCGCCGGGGCGATTTCGAGTCTGGTACTCAACCCATTGATCGGCAAAATCGTGCAGGATTACTCTTACAGACCCATGTGGATCGCCGCGGGGCTGCTATACCCGGTTGCATTCGCGGCCTTTGTTTTGTTAATACCCAAAATCCGGTTCCTGTTTCAGGAAGTTGAAACTGCGCAGGTAAGCTCGGACGTGATCACGAATTAA
- a CDS encoding L-fucose/L-arabinose isomerase family protein: protein MGNPLQSENHVTQQAIIQIRKPTRPRIGVFGVGYYKYWSQFEGLLDDMLRKQAIFIEKIQTGSHAEVIDFGLVDNVEKAYQLVPKLNAANLDLIFCDMVTYATSNTFGTIIRSVNVPIVLVALQPDQAMDYTRASTYMQLYNDDICSLPEFAGVAARMGKKVPDMIIGTLYDDPQADAEIEEYCRIAAVLHDLKTSRIGHIGHPIEAMLDMHSDSTMFTAHFGAHIVQCEAHEIVTQYQRSGPEEIEPVKERILDFFDTPDPVSDPISEKLRDSDLEIAARVTVALEKFIEEKKLDGLAYYYEGPENSETRTVMSNLIVGNSLLTGAGFPMCGESDLKTCFAMLIMERLGIGGSFAEFHPVDFKEGFVLVGHDGPHNVAIAQGRPVLRSLTKYHGKPGFGAGVEFKIKEGPITMLSINSTYDGKFKFVIAEGQSVEGPIPPTGNTNTRGFFKPDVRTFLQRWMKEGPTHHFALGVGHHANTIQKIANYLNLESVIIRQD, encoded by the coding sequence ATGGGAAATCCATTACAAAGCGAAAACCACGTAACGCAGCAGGCCATCATCCAGATACGAAAGCCAACCCGTCCCAGGATCGGTGTTTTTGGAGTCGGTTATTATAAGTATTGGAGCCAGTTTGAGGGGCTGCTAGACGATATGCTACGAAAGCAGGCCATTTTCATTGAAAAAATACAAACCGGATCACACGCGGAAGTGATCGACTTTGGACTGGTGGATAATGTAGAAAAGGCTTACCAGCTGGTACCCAAGCTGAATGCGGCCAATCTGGACCTGATATTCTGCGATATGGTTACCTATGCGACTTCCAACACATTTGGTACCATTATTCGCAGCGTCAACGTACCGATCGTGCTCGTGGCCCTGCAACCCGACCAGGCCATGGATTACACGCGTGCTTCCACATACATGCAGCTGTATAATGATGACATCTGCTCGCTGCCCGAGTTTGCGGGCGTAGCTGCACGTATGGGTAAAAAAGTACCTGATATGATCATCGGAACATTGTACGACGATCCGCAGGCCGATGCCGAAATCGAAGAGTACTGCCGCATTGCAGCCGTTTTGCACGATTTGAAAACTTCCCGGATCGGTCACATTGGTCACCCGATCGAGGCGATGCTGGATATGCATTCCGACTCGACAATGTTCACCGCGCACTTTGGCGCGCACATTGTACAATGCGAGGCGCACGAGATCGTGACCCAGTACCAGCGATCGGGCCCGGAGGAAATTGAACCGGTAAAAGAACGCATCCTCGATTTCTTCGATACGCCCGATCCTGTTTCTGACCCGATTTCGGAAAAACTCAGGGATTCGGATCTTGAAATCGCTGCCCGGGTAACCGTCGCCCTTGAAAAATTCATTGAAGAAAAGAAACTGGACGGCCTGGCTTATTACTACGAAGGTCCCGAAAATAGCGAAACGCGCACGGTGATGTCCAACCTCATTGTCGGGAATTCACTGCTGACCGGTGCAGGATTTCCAATGTGCGGCGAGTCGGACCTCAAAACCTGCTTTGCGATGCTGATCATGGAACGTTTAGGCATAGGCGGTAGCTTTGCGGAGTTCCACCCGGTGGATTTTAAAGAAGGATTTGTACTGGTGGGCCACGACGGCCCGCACAATGTCGCCATTGCACAGGGACGACCTGTTTTGAGAAGCCTTACGAAGTACCACGGCAAGCCGGGTTTTGGCGCCGGGGTGGAGTTCAAAATCAAGGAAGGCCCTATTACGATGCTGAGTATCAACTCTACTTATGATGGAAAATTCAAATTTGTGATCGCCGAAGGTCAGTCTGTCGAGGGGCCGATCCCTCCTACCGGCAATACCAACACGCGCGGATTTTTCAAACCTGACGTGCGCACATTTTTGCAAAGATGGATGAAAGAAGGCCCTACGCACCATTTTGCGCTCGGTGTAGGCCACCATGCCAATACTATCCAGAAGATCGCCAATTACCTCAACCTGGAATCGGTGATCATCAGGCAGGATTAA
- a CDS encoding GntR family transcriptional regulator, which yields MRPKFLTISDEVIEKIKTGELQPGDKIPSENELIKNYNVSNTTARKSLLEIENRGWAKRIKGKGTFVLNRTVGHHLIRTLGSINATRRGFHESLIAEGFEPHNLVLEKTILDDGISSEIGGKHFIMEGPVMKIHQLRYADEEIIKDEIKYISLKMCPKINRMPTEISYFKVYENTYHLRIEEVKQTLSTEIVEPDSEMNNFELTKSTPMFILDSAVICKDDKVVEIERSYYRGDKYKFAISANPDYQDFQ from the coding sequence ATGAGACCGAAATTCCTGACTATAAGTGATGAAGTTATTGAGAAAATCAAAACGGGGGAATTGCAGCCTGGCGATAAGATACCTTCTGAAAATGAACTGATTAAGAATTATAATGTCAGCAACACAACCGCCCGGAAGAGTCTGCTGGAAATAGAGAACCGTGGCTGGGCGAAAAGGATCAAAGGAAAGGGCACATTCGTGCTTAACCGGACGGTAGGGCATCATTTGATCCGCACACTGGGCTCCATAAATGCTACTCGTCGCGGCTTTCACGAAAGTCTGATCGCGGAAGGTTTTGAGCCGCATAACCTGGTATTGGAAAAAACGATTCTGGACGATGGTATTTCGTCTGAAATTGGCGGTAAGCACTTCATTATGGAGGGGCCCGTGATGAAAATACATCAGCTGCGTTATGCCGACGAAGAGATCATTAAAGACGAGATCAAATATATTTCACTCAAAATGTGCCCGAAAATTAACCGGATGCCGACGGAGATCTCCTATTTCAAAGTATACGAAAACACCTACCACCTGCGGATCGAGGAAGTGAAGCAAACATTAAGCACCGAAATCGTGGAGCCCGACTCAGAAATGAACAATTTCGAGCTGACCAAATCGACACCTATGTTCATTCTCGACAGCGCAGTAATCTGCAAAGACGATAAAGTTGTGGAGATTGAGCGGTCCTACTACCGCGGAGACAAATACAAATTCGCCATTAGTGCGAATCCTGATTATCAAGATTTTCAGTAA
- a CDS encoding SusC/RagA family TonB-linked outer membrane protein produces MKRSLFPKLSPWVTGTLLCLLFLTGTLHAQTDSKITVSGKIKAENDNTPLIGATIAEKGTNTGTTADVDGNYKISVAQGASIVVSFIGYVPQEIQVDNRSVIDVTLKADQQQLQDVVVVGYGTARKKDLTGSIAKISSEQLIQPSAGSFDQMLQGKVPGVQISQTTGAPGGNVNILIRGVSSITGGNQPLYVIDGFAIGSGGGGSDMRNYGGNNFSSAGMAANTGNRVNPLASINPSDIESIEILKDASATAIYGSRGANGVVIVTTKRGAYGKSQISVDASYGFQEVAHKLDMMNAKQYADYLVDGRDNAWVYAGGKATDANELRSVNTRVMPDFRNPESLTTDTDWQDVLFRTAPVRNLQVSSTGGTEKAKYFISAGYFSQEGVIINSDYTRFNLRVNLDAQVTKRIKIGTSTFGSYGFGRFVNTESHYGAGGLLANALAASPTIPVYNSTGGYYFNQNDVNDGLGFLANVLAVSDGSSDRRKVMDLVTNNFVEVNINNDLTFKSSIGVNFGTNNIRLWRSSAVPNYGTLNYPASAGTSRAENLNWLNENTLTYVKVFNNKHFVNGLIGFTAQKNSRDLVSVGASDFPTEYVPFITGGIVNAGSQSINEWSLLSMMARATYSYAGKYMFTATVRRDGSSRFGANNRWGSFPSFSVGYNISEENFMKDQNVISNLKLRASYGISGNNQIGDYTSIGLLSTTKYVKNKALSPGLVPSTLSNDNLTWEKSKQTNIGIDLSLFKDRITLTADAYRDRKTDLLLAVQLPAASGFSSSTQNIGDIENKGFELGLQTVNIRHKGFEWNTNVTFSHNENKVMKLATEGGRISNSAYQITEVGSPISSFYLINKLGVFMTSAELDGAALQHPKTQAGDLKFEDVNKDGVINQSDRKIVGTPWPDFTWGLDNNFSLGGLSLNIGLVGSHGAYTYLDAGASLLGSNGVQNNLALTDKRWRSEANPGDGIMPRSIRSNHALGFGTSSHYLFDNSFTRIKNIKLSYNLPKELTQRMGLSALNVYANAANVFTFTDYPGYDPESSITGDNVVNAGIDYLNYPLPRTYTLGIKLTF; encoded by the coding sequence ATGAAACGATCTTTATTCCCAAAGCTATCGCCGTGGGTTACCGGCACGCTGCTGTGTTTACTCTTTTTAACGGGCACATTACATGCCCAAACGGACTCGAAAATTACGGTTAGCGGCAAAATTAAAGCCGAAAATGACAACACGCCACTCATCGGTGCCACCATTGCGGAGAAAGGTACAAACACTGGTACCACCGCCGATGTGGATGGTAACTACAAAATTTCGGTAGCCCAGGGCGCGAGCATTGTGGTGAGTTTCATCGGGTATGTACCACAGGAAATCCAGGTCGACAACCGGTCGGTGATTGATGTAACGCTGAAAGCCGACCAGCAGCAGTTACAGGATGTGGTGGTGGTGGGATATGGAACGGCCCGAAAAAAGGACCTTACTGGTTCTATCGCCAAGATTTCCAGTGAGCAACTCATTCAGCCATCGGCAGGAAGCTTTGATCAGATGCTGCAAGGCAAGGTTCCCGGGGTGCAAATCAGCCAGACTACCGGTGCGCCTGGCGGTAATGTCAACATTCTCATCCGTGGGGTGAGCTCCATTACGGGCGGAAATCAGCCGTTGTACGTGATCGACGGCTTTGCGATCGGTTCCGGCGGCGGCGGTTCGGATATGCGTAATTATGGCGGAAACAACTTTTCATCGGCCGGAATGGCAGCCAATACGGGTAACCGCGTCAACCCGCTGGCTTCCATTAATCCGTCTGACATTGAATCCATTGAAATACTAAAAGATGCCTCTGCTACTGCCATTTACGGCTCGCGCGGGGCGAATGGGGTCGTGATCGTCACCACCAAACGTGGCGCTTACGGCAAGTCGCAGATCAGTGTGGACGCTTCTTATGGATTTCAGGAAGTGGCGCATAAGCTGGATATGATGAACGCCAAGCAATATGCTGATTATCTGGTTGATGGAAGGGATAATGCCTGGGTTTATGCAGGCGGAAAAGCAACGGATGCCAATGAATTAAGATCTGTCAATACCAGGGTAATGCCGGATTTCAGAAATCCTGAGTCACTTACTACTGATACCGATTGGCAAGATGTGCTGTTCCGCACTGCGCCTGTCAGGAATCTGCAGGTATCGTCAACCGGCGGCACCGAAAAGGCAAAATACTTTATATCAGCGGGTTATTTTTCCCAAGAAGGTGTGATCATCAATTCTGATTATACCCGTTTCAATTTGCGGGTTAACCTCGACGCGCAGGTTACAAAGCGCATTAAAATTGGTACTTCGACATTCGGATCTTATGGTTTTGGCCGTTTTGTGAACACCGAATCGCATTACGGAGCGGGCGGACTTTTGGCCAATGCATTGGCCGCCTCGCCGACGATTCCGGTTTATAATAGTACTGGTGGTTATTATTTTAACCAAAATGACGTCAATGATGGTTTGGGATTCCTGGCTAATGTACTGGCGGTAAGTGACGGATCCAGCGATCGCCGGAAAGTGATGGACCTGGTTACCAACAATTTTGTGGAGGTGAATATCAATAATGATCTCACTTTCAAAAGCTCCATCGGGGTCAATTTTGGTACCAATAATATCAGGCTGTGGCGGTCATCTGCGGTCCCCAACTATGGCACATTGAACTACCCGGCATCCGCAGGAACTTCCCGCGCGGAAAACCTCAATTGGCTGAATGAAAATACATTGACATATGTAAAAGTGTTTAATAATAAGCATTTTGTGAATGGTTTGATCGGTTTCACCGCTCAGAAAAACAGCCGGGACCTGGTTTCAGTAGGAGCTTCCGATTTCCCGACGGAGTATGTGCCTTTTATTACGGGGGGTATCGTCAATGCGGGGTCGCAAAGCATCAATGAGTGGTCGCTTTTGTCCATGATGGCGCGGGCAACTTACTCTTATGCAGGCAAATACATGTTTACTGCCACGGTTCGCCGCGATGGCAGTTCAAGATTTGGGGCTAATAACCGCTGGGGTTCATTTCCGTCATTCTCAGTAGGATATAATATTTCTGAGGAAAATTTCATGAAGGATCAAAATGTGATCAGTAACCTCAAACTGCGCGCAAGCTATGGTATCTCCGGAAATAATCAGATCGGGGATTACACCAGTATCGGGCTGCTATCGACCACCAAGTATGTGAAAAACAAAGCATTAAGCCCGGGCCTCGTTCCCAGTACATTGTCCAATGATAACCTGACGTGGGAAAAATCGAAGCAAACCAATATAGGTATCGACCTGAGCCTGTTCAAAGACCGGATCACACTGACTGCCGATGCCTACCGCGACCGGAAAACGGATTTGTTGCTGGCAGTGCAATTGCCTGCCGCGTCTGGATTCAGCAGCTCTACCCAAAACATTGGAGATATTGAAAACAAAGGCTTCGAGCTAGGTTTGCAGACCGTCAACATTCGCCACAAAGGTTTTGAATGGAACACCAATGTTACTTTCAGCCATAATGAAAACAAGGTGATGAAGCTGGCGACCGAAGGTGGCCGGATTTCCAACTCCGCCTATCAGATCACCGAAGTAGGTTCGCCGATATCGAGCTTTTACCTGATCAACAAACTCGGTGTCTTCATGACCAGCGCAGAACTCGACGGTGCCGCGCTGCAACATCCTAAGACACAAGCGGGTGACCTCAAATTTGAGGACGTGAATAAGGACGGCGTCATTAACCAGAGTGACCGGAAAATTGTCGGAACGCCCTGGCCGGACTTTACCTGGGGGTTGGACAACAATTTCAGTCTGGGCGGATTGAGTCTGAATATTGGCCTGGTAGGCTCCCACGGCGCATACACTTACCTCGACGCGGGTGCATCGCTTTTGGGTAGTAATGGGGTTCAAAACAACCTGGCGCTCACAGATAAAAGATGGCGGTCAGAGGCCAATCCAGGCGATGGTATCATGCCGCGGTCGATCAGGAGTAACCATGCGCTGGGCTTTGGAACATCGTCACATTACCTGTTTGACAATTCTTTTACCCGCATCAAAAACATCAAACTGTCATACAACCTGCCCAAAGAACTGACCCAGCGCATGGGATTGAGCGCTTTGAATGTGTATGCCAATGCTGCAAACGTGTTCACTTTTACTGACTACCCAGGTTACGACCCTGAATCGAGCATTACGGGCGACAATGTGGTCAATGCGGGCATCGATTACCTGAACTATCCGCTTCCACGCACTTATACATTAGGGATCAAACTCACTTTTTAA
- a CDS encoding SGNH/GDSL hydrolase family protein, producing MKKHFLFVIALMFHVCTAFGQIADSTQYLENLKKELNTVWPKNRTINLVFHGHSVPAGYGDNHEVNTLKSYPNLFLKQLKEKYPYAVINVIVTAIGGENSLKGETRFEKEVLVHNPDVLFIDYALNDRFSPLEKTGAALEKMITTALAKNIKVILLTPSPDQRIDITDPSNPLDPYAAQIKELAIKYKTGFADPYTQFKQIAKDGKLKENMASVNHPNEVGHMVIVRTLGPWFY from the coding sequence ATGAAAAAGCACTTTCTGTTTGTCATTGCATTAATGTTCCATGTTTGCACTGCTTTCGGGCAAATTGCGGACAGTACTCAATATCTTGAAAATTTAAAAAAGGAGCTGAATACGGTGTGGCCGAAAAACCGGACGATCAATCTGGTTTTTCACGGCCATTCCGTACCGGCGGGGTACGGGGATAATCATGAGGTAAATACATTGAAATCCTATCCCAACCTTTTCCTCAAACAGCTCAAAGAAAAATATCCATACGCCGTCATTAACGTGATTGTGACCGCGATCGGCGGCGAAAACTCACTAAAAGGTGAAACCCGTTTCGAAAAAGAGGTGCTGGTACATAATCCCGACGTCCTTTTCATCGATTATGCGCTCAACGACCGTTTTTCACCACTAGAAAAAACCGGTGCCGCCCTCGAAAAAATGATCACAACCGCACTAGCCAAAAACATCAAAGTAATCCTACTCACGCCCTCGCCCGACCAAAGGATCGACATTACCGATCCATCTAACCCGCTCGACCCCTACGCAGCGCAGATTAAAGAGCTGGCTATCAAATACAAAACAGGCTTTGCCGATCCCTATACACAGTTCAAACAGATTGCGAAAGACGGAAAATTGAAGGAAAATATGGCATCCGTAAACCACCCGAATGAGGTCGGGCATATGGTGATCGTGCGAACACTGGGGCCTTGGTTTTACTGA